The proteins below come from a single Bactrocera tryoni isolate S06 unplaced genomic scaffold, CSIRO_BtryS06_freeze2 scaffold_25, whole genome shotgun sequence genomic window:
- the LOC120780853 gene encoding 60S ribosomal protein L44-like, producing MKVNVPKQRRTFCKKCKCHKPHKVAQYKKSKKRKGAQGRRRCDRKQQGFGGQTKPNQAFRKKAKTTKKIVLSMECTECKYRKQTPLKRCKHFELGGDKKRKGQMIQF from the exons atgAAA GTGAATGTGCCGAAACAGCGACGCACCTTTTGCAAGAAGTGCAagtgccacaagccacacaagGTGGCACAATACAAAAAGTCGAAGAAGCGTAAAGGTGCTCAGGGCAGACGTCGTTGCGACAGAAAACAACAAGGTTTCGGTGGTCAAACCAAGCCAAATCAAGCCTTCAGAAAGAAG gCTAAGACCACCAAAAAGATTGTGTTGAGTATGGAGTGCACCGAATGCAAGTACCGCAAGCAGACACCACTGAAGCGTTGCAAACATTTCGAGTTGGGAGGTGACAAAAAGAGGAAGGGACAGATGATTCAGTTCTAA